One genomic region from Candidatus Endomicrobiellum trichonymphae encodes:
- a CDS encoding adenylate kinase, whose protein sequence is MNYIILGPPGAGKGTQAKKIAVKFGILHLSTGDMFREAKKSDESISKLLSSGQLVPDEIVVNMVRKRLEKNNIKKGFLLDGFPRTVKQTGELDRMLMSENIKIDRVFLISVPFEEAAKRIAGRIVCACGASYHTMLLPPKEFGKCDCCGGVLFHRSDDKEEDIIRDRFSVYEKQTKPLIEYYKESGLLIYIDGLKSESDVFEQISGCIINGE, encoded by the coding sequence ATGAATTATATAATTTTAGGACCTCCCGGAGCAGGTAAAGGCACTCAGGCAAAAAAGATTGCCGTAAAGTTCGGTATACTTCATTTATCTACTGGCGATATGTTTAGAGAAGCAAAAAAGTCGGACGAATCTATAAGCAAACTTCTTTCGTCGGGACAGCTTGTTCCTGATGAAATAGTTGTCAATATGGTAAGAAAACGGCTTGAAAAAAATAATATAAAAAAAGGATTTCTTTTAGACGGATTTCCTAGAACCGTAAAACAGACTGGAGAATTAGACAGAATGCTTATGTCCGAAAATATAAAAATAGATAGGGTTTTTTTGATAAGCGTGCCTTTTGAAGAAGCGGCTAAAAGAATAGCGGGAAGAATAGTTTGTGCGTGTGGGGCAAGTTATCATACAATGTTGCTTCCTCCGAAAGAATTCGGAAAATGCGACTGTTGCGGCGGAGTACTATTTCATAGAAGCGATGATAAAGAAGAAGATATCATCAGGGATAGATTTAGTGTTTATGAAAAGCAGACTAAGCCTTTAATTGAATATTATAAAGAGAGTGGACTACTTATTTATATAGATGGTTTGAAGAGCGAAAGCGACGTATTTGAACAGATAAGCGGTTGCATTATAAATGGGGAATAA